The genomic window agattattgatgagtacaggtgccaggggttatggggagaaggcaggaaaatggggttaagagggagagatagatcagccatgatcgaatggcagagtagttagatgggccgaatggcctacctctgctcctattacttatgaacatgaccGACTGCCCTTCACATGCCATATTAAAAACTCAATCCCAGAGCAATCCTGGCCTCAACCTATCAAGGTGTGGACTTTGATCTATCGATTGCTGAACCCAAACTCCCTTCAACTTAAAACcaacttattttttaatttccttcCCAGTACTGATCAAAGGTTTTCGACATGAAACGCTGTCTCTGTTTATCTTTGTACGTATGCCGATGATCTGATGGatgtttccagcgttttctgtttttgtttcggaTCAGAGCCGCGCTCTCCACTCACCGTGAGGTTTGATGACGGTGAGGAGTTCCGTGCACATATCCCTGGTCGCAAAGAAGTTGGTCGCCATGGTCACTTCAGCTTGGGTGCCGAACGGGGTGGTGTCGGCATCTTTAAAGGCGATGCCGGCGTTGTTGACGAGGACATCGATGCCTTCGTATTTCTGCAGCATGAACGCTCGCAGTTTCCGGATACTCTCAAGTTCATCGATGTCGAGCTGGTGGAAGAGCGGCTTCAGCTGCTCCTCTTGCAGCTTCTGCAGCGCCTGTTGCCCGCGGCCCGCGTTCCGGGCGGTGAGGAACACGTCGCCGTCGAAGTGCCGGCACAGAGCCCGCACCACCTCCAGGCCGATGCCCTTGTTGGAGCCGCTCACCACCGCCACTCGCTTCGCCATGTGTGTCCCACTCCGCACTGAGCGGCCGCAAACACCAGCCTTGGAACTTGGAACGCTGCGCATTGGATACACTTGGCGGCCAGTGCGCAGGCGCCGCCGCCCACTGTGTCCCCGGCTCCCAACGCTGTCCCACGTTTCCAAACACAGGATCTTTGCGCAGGACCACAGTGTAAGGCCCTCCTGTTGTGGATATCATGGGACAGCTTACGATGGAGACAACCCTCAAACAAGTGACGGGATATTGTGAAAAGAAAGCTTCAAGCTGCCCCAGGCCACCAGcctcctttcatagaaacatagaaaatagatgcaggagtaggctattcggcctgccattcaatatgatcatggctgatcatccaactcagtatcctgtacctgccctctccataccccctgatccctttagccacaagggctacatctaactccctcttaaatatagccaatgaactggcctcaactaccttctgtggcagagaattccagaaattcaccactttcATTTTGTCCtatcgagtcatagagttatatatacagcgtggaagcaggccgaagttcggtccaacttgcccacaccggccaagttgggccaaccatgtcccagctacaccagtcccacctgcctgcgcttggtccatatccttccaaacctgtcctatccatggtgtACAATGGacttatccccaaactctatctccgttccattgatgactgcatcagtgctacctccagcatccatgcagaactcatggacttcatcaacttcaccaccaattttgatcctgcattcaaatttacttggaccatctacaACACCTAccgcccctttcttgatctcacagtcaccATCACAGAGAATATTGATCGATGTTCTATTAcagacccactgactcccacacctttctcgactacacttcttcccaccctgctacctgcaaagactctatcccctactcccaattcctccgtctatgccacatcgGTACCCAAGATCAGGCAtattagaacatccgagatgtcctcattctttagagaatgggggttcccctcaaacatcatagatgaggccctcactcatgtctcctcggcatgccgcagctctgcccttgctccccatagtcgcaacagagacagagtccccctagtctttatcttccaccccatcagccgtcgcatacaacacataatgccctgaaatttccgccacctccaacgggatcccaccactagccacactTTAccgtctccacccctttccgccttccgcagagactgttccctccgcaactccctggttaactcatcccttcccacccaaaccaccaactGCCCAGGTACCTTCCACTGCAATACAACACCTGTCTCTAagcctcctcccttgactctgtccagggaccgtgACAGTCCTTTCAcattaggcagagattcacttgcacctcctccaatctcatctaccgtATCCTTTGTACAAGATGTggtctcttatacatcggcgagacccaacgcagactgggcgacagTACCTGTCTTAAACgtggggatagtcccagcctcaattcctcatacacacaccaccttttgtgtgaaaaggttacccctcagattcctattaaatcttttcaccctcaccttgaacttatgtcctctggttcttgatttccatactctgggcaagagactctgtgcatctacccaatctattcctctcatgattgtgtatacctttatcagatcacccctcgtcctcctgtgctccaaggaatagagacccagccgaaccaacctctccctatagctcacaccctctagtcccggcaacatcctcgtaaatcttctctgaactctttcaagcttgacaatatctcccCTATAActgtgcccagaattgaacacaatattctaaatgcagtcgcatcagcatcttatacaactgcaacatgacctcccaacttctatactctgactgatgaaggccaatgtgccaaaacctTATTtaactgcgactcgaccttcaaggaaccatgcacctgtactcctagatccctctgctccacaacaccccccagaggcctaccattcattcagtaggtcctgcctttgttagacgttccaaaatgcaccacctcacatttctctgtattaaattccatcaaccattccttagcccacttggccaatagatccagatccagctgcaatatttcacaaccatcttcactatctgcaaaaccacccacttttgtgtcatcagcaaacttgctaaccttgccctgtatgttctgatccacatcattgatgtagatggcaaGCAGTAATGGGCCCAGAGTGTTTTTGTTCTTGGatacatttggcccttcgagccagcaccaccattcaatgcgatcatggctgatcaaccacaatcaataTCCCATGTACTGTATCTGTGTGTgactatatgattacaatcgagccttttacagtgtatagataccttctcagttctccgaccagtctgactgtccctgattacattttatctgtttgctttattACCATCTCCGagcaaacaatgatctattctcatTTTCCTTGATTGCCACCCCCTTTGGCGTCTCGTtcacacacctcacacttccttatctcctctcccccctcccctcagtctgaagaagggtctcgacctgaaacgtcatccattccttctctccagattggttcaaaccagcatctgtagttccttcctgcacatgataagggaataatgtttagtgcaaggtaaaggcagcaaagtcgaatcaccgagggtctccaatgagttagatagtaggtcaggactgctctctggttgtggtgggatgattcagttgcctgataacagctggggagaaactgttcctgaatctggaggtgtgcgttttcacacttctatacctttagcctgatgggagaggggagaatagggagtggccagggtgcgactcacaCTTGgtcatgttgctggccttgccgaggcagtgtgaggtgcaaatggagttggaagggaggttggtttgtgtgatggtctgggctgtgtccacaactcgctgcaatttcttgcggtcctggatggagctgttctcaaaccaagctgtgatgcttccTGTTAAAATGCTTTCGGTGGTGCATCtacagaagttggtgagagttgtaacttaacactatattctgcaatatTTACTTTCTCTTTTACTGTCATGGTTGTGAATGTTTTGATTGTCCTCATCTACAGTATAATTTACTTCGACACcacacaaaatgtttttttccactatatctcagtacacagGTCCACACCACAAAGACTGCTCATCAAATAATGAAGGCAGCATTCCCCTGGTCCTCTCCGTCTAGTGCCCACGAGCACCAATTGATCGCCTCATGCTCTTTTCTCCAGGAAAAACACAAAACGTGGGATCAAGTGATGATCtttattgaaaatatttaaaattcatTACAATTGTTAGATGGAAAAATAACCACAAATTTGCAACATTCAGCATGTCCGAATTAGTACATCAAGAAAAATCTTCTGAAATTTGaacgggtatttttaaggcagatagagatatattcttgtgtttaagagggaactgcagatgctggagaatcgaaggttacacaaaaaaagctggagaagctcagcgggtgcagcagcatctatggagcgaaggaaataggcaacgtttcgggccgaaacccttcttcagactgatcgggggcgcacccgcccccgatcagtctgaagaagggtttcggcccgaaacgttgcctatttcct from Leucoraja erinacea ecotype New England chromosome 13, Leri_hhj_1, whole genome shotgun sequence includes these protein-coding regions:
- the LOC129703025 gene encoding carbonyl reductase [NADPH] 1-like, whose product is MRSVPSSKAGVCGRSVRSGTHMAKRVAVVSGSNKGIGLEVVRALCRHFDGDVFLTARNAGRGQQALQKLQEEQLKPLFHQLDIDELESIRKLRAFMLQKYEGIDVLVNNAGIAFKDADTTPFGTQAEVTMATNFFATRDMCTELLTVIKPHGRVVNVSSMCGASALHQCSPELQKKFRSTSITEDELVKLMQQFVDDAKNGAHTQQGWPSSAYGVTKLGVTVLSMIHARRLSKERAADKILLNACCPGWVKTDMAGPNAPGTAEEGAVTPVYLALLPEGAEGPHGQYVSDKTVQPW